The Hemicordylus capensis ecotype Gifberg chromosome 11, rHemCap1.1.pri, whole genome shotgun sequence genome includes the window cactgcaagggaaagacatccccaagggggaagggcaagtcccCGCCTCCCGTGTGAACCGtggctgccatccaagccgccatgctgcgtagtgcaggaaaggaagggcggaggggtggagggaagtcacccttggtttccgccccttacctctcccagatggaccgaggagaaccagtctggggccagctgtcctcttccttcttcgccaccgccgatgttcctgagagaggagaggagagagaaaagctgctcaaaggtctgtcctgttggagatggcagccagctggagaagaacacgagcacccaaagagatgctgagcaaggatctcgcctcccttgggaggtggctggcaggggaacttcatcaggccagagatctcccaagtccagcctttcgtgccccactgagaagccctagGAAGTGTTCAGAgagggcatcgagacaggagccctcccctgctccttctccccaacactcTGCCATGCCAACAGCAGGGGGGTctcggagctccctctgctaacagccagcaatagacttgctggtgtctgtctcgcacctgctgccaatcggcttccttgggtgaactccccctccagagttctcagagggcaaggaggaggaaacatccctctggggggctcagacatgggggagctgcccctgtcccctgcagccttctgctggctacgctaaaagcccccccccccccgctccctactggctcctaaggcccttcagctgagaggagggtacctacctggccgaaccgggggccggtggagagtcccacacctcgtcctcaATGCTGCTCACCTCATACATGGTGTCAtcctcgtccgtagaggagcactggggaggagagagaagagaaatgggattgttccagggcttgcattgaccttgcgaggcttctgagaggaggaACTAAGCCCAAGGGACTTAGCGTTGAGTCCAGGCAGCACCCTGTTCCTGCTGAGTAGGGCTTGACCACACTTTCCAGAGGAGCAGGTGGTTTGGGGTCATCCATCGTGCTGTAAGGGGCGCTGAGGGTTCCAATGAACGGATGAccctctaaaacagggctgcacaacttcggccctccagccatggttggactgcaactcccatcatccccagccacagtggcccatagtcggggattatgggagttgtaggccaacatctgcaggaggcccaaggttgtgcagccatgcTCTAAAACCAGACGTGCCTCTTAGaacaaaggcatttggcatctctgcccagaagaGCCTTCCACCGCATTTCCAACCCCTTCCCAGTGCCTCAACGGGAGCCCTgcattttcttcccaccccactcatcCAAATCCCTCCCACCCTGTGGCATCTAGAACTGGAACTGTTCCAGGTTCTGTCTCCTATCGGGgaacaggggacacacacacacacaacccagagcccatccacctgaaaaaatggatgagcattcctgacctctgccgaggacgagtcttccaccacttcagtgttcagcagcctcttgattagccacttctttggcttcgggactctgagagaagaaaggagagacggggcataagaacatccatgcatgccaagagccctgtggatcaggtgaaagacacgtgtagcccaacagtggacagcagatgcctatttagttggttgtgaaccacttgagacctggttatatgtggcatcaaaatgtgtttattcacacacaaacacacacacccctgcagattCTGAAGTTCCTTGGCTATCGtgggtaatagtcttcaattggcttctcctccatgaacgtgTCTAATCATTTGCTGGACCTAGTGGCCATTAGCCCATCCTGTGGTTGTGAATCCCGTAGCTTTCAATGTGTGGTGTGTGgggcgagagggagaaaatgcattttctgggCTCTGTGCTGCACCCAATGCTAGTCTACTCCTTGTGTTGAGCTCCTGTCCTGTCCTCGTGCAGTGAGGGGGGCAGGGAACTATCCCTCCAGGGTGCTCAGGCCTTTCAGAAacgcccccaccccaggctcccagggaaggtgatctgcctctatgatcccaggagctgcccttcagctgagaaaggtacctgggggaactggtgtcaccgtccccttccgacccctcgtcctccacgctggcttgcggagtctcggcccccgggaaggaagaactctgtgaaggagagaggagggagaaatggctgctctggccctcgcgTTGAGCTTTCCAGGCTtcggcagggaaaaggccagccgggCACCTCCCAGCGGTCATCGCCAGGTGAGCTGGatacaggaagtgggccggaagtggACCTTTGATGTCCCAGAAGAGCTACAGGGGAGGCCAATTCTGCACCACAgcacggccattttggaggtttaaGCAAACTCTTGTCAGAAGGTGGCCACCCACCCTGCAGCTTCTCAAACTGGAGCCATTCCAcattctctctactcctgggcaacacgggggacccacaagcccaaccctcagtccttccaagggagggactggatgtggatgctttctgacctctccaagggatggttCTTCGTCAGCAGCAGTGTTGTGCAGCCTCCTCtgcacggtgcttggcctctggacgctaagaaaagaaagaaagaagacaggtGAGATCAGAACagcagtgcttagaaagagctctgcttgatgagaagaatgagacatgcagcccagcaccctgtttccaggagtggacagccagatgcctgcaggaagcccacaggctgggcatggagacccctgtccccttgtggaaagaggaggagacaaacaactctccaagatgctcagagcttctgcccacccccggcttcttgctaaactaaccacctcccccgGCCCCAGGATGGGCTCTTAAGGAAAGTCTTCTGCTTCCATGAGCTCtggatctgcccctccagctgagaaaagagtacctctgggaactgatgaaactctccacgtccagctcctgatcccttgtGTTGACCTCTGGGATCTCGGCCTCTTCGATGTCGGCACCctgcaaatgagagaaaaaggagagcaatgcGTGAAGTTGTGCTCACTCTGATCTCCCTAGAGCCTTGGGGTTTAGGTTTTCTCCCTTCATTTTCTTTGAATTCATGTTTATTTCtttagattattttgatttttaaataaaaaagtcttattaaaaaaaataaacaatgtgCTCTAACATTAACTGttattgggagtgccagggcacaaacaccacatgcttgtggccattttctttcatggtatgcccaacaatgaacctccactGTGATATGCGTTCTGCTGTGGTCAACAAAATGGCAGCGCTCTGGAGCTCTGGTCCAAAGACAGCATGTCAGGTAGGTCTCCGAGATCTCTTTCTTTACCCAAAGAAAAGCAGTCCTTAACAGAAAGGTCAGTGCATAGGAGCTCTAGAATTGAATGCTAAtttcttgttgtcatttcttgccatttttttctgcattcctttcatggggaatggaaacaaatGCGAATGGGACCCACTGGTATTTATAGTTTGGCCCCGAGAGTCTTCTTCATGCAAGCCCACCATGTCCTCTGCTCTCCTATTCCCAGGTTAGCTCCCTCTTTCCAAAGGGaaagacaaggtgggcccctgagtctggagcgagggccatccctcctgctgtggagaCTCTGGGCTGCTGTTTTGACCAGAGGGGGTGATGATTGTCTCtcaagaaatgcctcttcagtctaGAGACATTGAgtctctctgccaggaagaccctctcatCTCCTGACCCATGTCAGGGTCTCGGGTTCCCTTTCTGGATCCGTCCCAACTTCTCTCTGCTGCAGgcggagatgcaatctcccctcactcctcaaccatcccatccacaaaagtgacaggaactgtgtccttacctcacaagaccatgcGGTGGCAATGGTCTGCAGGAACCACCCAtcgtcctcaaccgtgaagacactgcaggaagaaatacaatggcatgagtacctcggaaaagccttgctgggtcagaccaaagatgcatgtagcccagcactctgcctccaataggggacagccggatgcctccaggaagctgtcCCCTGTGACCttcaagctagtggacatcaccaccacatcttgtaggaCTGAATTCTTCTACAAAATGTATGAAGACCTCATTTTTGTAggtcctgcacctcttgccagtcagctgcactggatccatcccagatccaggccagctgtgggacagaaaatcttccctacacaacatttcaagaagaaactctacctcctctggGAACTGCTGGCAACCGCTTCATCCAGGATCCCGTTCCCACTGTTGACATGCTGGatcctggagccgtccgagaatgacttctgtgaaggagagaggagagaggaatgggtgctctgacgCCCACTTGATCTTTC containing:
- the LOC128335587 gene encoding uncharacterized protein LOC128335587 — protein: MASGKQSRFRFYLANAGLGGGSAAESSGGHPACLPASFLAWGLPASLLQFRLHWGLHGGLPASPATRRSAERRPGGKQLFLGSWSGASIAGREDKQERGGQAGDFQPQEINEKRSVTETSKWSLKSFSDGSRIQHVNSGNGILDEAVASSSQRSVFTVEDDGWFLQTIATAWSCEGADIEEAEIPEVNTRDQELDVESFISSQSVQRPSTVQRRLHNTAADEEPSLGESSSFPGAETPQASVEDEGSEGDGDTSSPRVPKPKKWLIKRLLNTEVVEDSSSAECSSTDEDDTMYEVSSIEDEVWDSPPAPGSARNIGGGEEGRGQLAPDWFSSVHLGEGRATKKIGDVIRCVEYASEVEERFPELLVGLVNKILTGLQNTTEGVGNRESQDLPPA